From the Saimiri boliviensis isolate mSaiBol1 chromosome X, mSaiBol1.pri, whole genome shotgun sequence genome, one window contains:
- the SMPX gene encoding small muscular protein, whose product MNMSKQPVSNVRAIQANINIPMGAFRPGAGQPPRRKECTPEVEEGAPPISEEEKKPIPGAKKLPGPAVNLSEIQNIKSELKYVPKADQ is encoded by the exons ATGAATATGTCGAAACAGCCAGTTTCCAATGTTAGAGCCATCCAG GCAAATATCAATATTCCAATGGGAGCCTTTCGGCCAGGAGCAGGTCAACCTcccagaagaaaagaatgtaCTCCTGAAGTGGAGGAG gGTGCTCCTCCCATCTCGGAGGAGGAGAAGAAGCCAATTCCAGGAGCAAAGAAACTTCCAGGACCTGCAGTCAACCTATCGGAGATCCAGAATATTAAAAGTGAACTAAAATATGTTCCCAAAGCTGACCAGTAG